From Sporolactobacillus pectinivorans:
AGGAGGAGACAGTGGGATTGGCCGTGCTGCAGCTCTTGCTTTTGCTAAGGAAGGAGCAAAGCTTTCGATTATTTACCTTAACGAGGATCAGGATGCAGAGTGGACGAAACAGCGAATTGAAACACTGGGCGGCGAGTGCCTGCTGATCCGTACAGATTTGAGAAATTCTGATGCGTCAAAACAGGTGATTGAGAAAACAGTCGGTCAATTTGGCGGCGTGGATATTATAGTTAATAACTGCGGTGTTCAATATGTGCAGCAAAGTTTGCTCGACATCAGCGATGAACAGCTTCTGACCACTTTCCAAACCAATATCTTTTCATTTTTCTACTTAACGAGAGCTGCACTGCCGCACCTTAAACCCGGCAGCTCGATTATCAATACGGCTTCTGTGACCGCGTATCGCGGCTCGAAAACTTTGATTGACTATTCTGCAACAAAAGGCGCTATCGTTTCTTTTACCCGCGCTCTTTCCCAGAACTTGGTCGAACAGGGGATCAGGGTGAACGCTATAGCGCCCGGACCGATTTGGACGCCGCTGATCCCGGCAACTTTTACTGCCGAGAACGTCGAAATTTTTGGTACAGATATGCCAATGAAGAGGCCGGGACAGCCTTTTGAATTGGCCCCGGCCTACGTCTATCTGGCATCAGACGATTCGAATTATATGACCGGCCAGGTGCTGCATGTCGGCGGGGGAGAGATGGTTGAATCCTGAGCTGAATTTTGTACCGGCCGCTCACGGTTTTGGGTTGCTTTTTTATTTGAATTGAGTGAATGAATTGAGGATGCGAATGTTGCACCTTTGCAAAGCCGGAAACAGCAAGGCTGTTTGCCGGTAAAATTGTTCAACCATTTTTCGGGAGCACACTGAGAGTGATGCTCTTTTTTTATAGTAGCTTGACAAGATTGAAAATTTCCATCACGCTTATTCGAGATGCACAATTTGGAGGATGAAAAATGGGGAAGATGGATGAACAGATCATTGTTGTTGAAAGGGCCCTTTTGTTTGGAAAAGGAACCGCCGCTGACCTGACTTTTCAGGGGACTGAGAAGTCTGAAACGAGAGTTGCCGGTCTGGAGAAAAGAATGGCGGAACATTACAAAATGATGCGGCGCGGCGATGCGGAAGAGAATCCGGCTTATAAACAGCCGATCCCTTATGCTTTACTGCGTAGAGGAGATACTTTTTTTACATACAGAAGGCTCGGTGGAGGCGGAGAACAGCGTCTTCATGGAAAATTGTCCATTGGTGTTGGTGGACACATGAATCGAGTTGAGGGTGCGCAGAACTTCAAACAGGTTTTATCAGACAATTTGCAGCGGGAATTGAATGAAGAATTGGTCATTGAAGGGGCAGGAGCTTTAAAAATCCGCACAATAGGCCTGATCAATGATGACGCGACTGAGGTAGGCCGTGTTCATATTGGTGTTCTCGTCGCCATTGATCTACCTGATTCGGCATCCGTTGACGTCCGTGA
This genomic window contains:
- a CDS encoding SDR family oxidoreductase, with amino-acid sequence MYPYYPLYGKKMVMKEQLLSFPAQHQNRQPGFEYEMNPLPISENPEYRGTGKLSGKIAVISGGDSGIGRAAALAFAKEGAKLSIIYLNEDQDAEWTKQRIETLGGECLLIRTDLRNSDASKQVIEKTVGQFGGVDIIVNNCGVQYVQQSLLDISDEQLLTTFQTNIFSFFYLTRAALPHLKPGSSIINTASVTAYRGSKTLIDYSATKGAIVSFTRALSQNLVEQGIRVNAIAPGPIWTPLIPATFTAENVEIFGTDMPMKRPGQPFELAPAYVYLASDDSNYMTGQVLHVGGGEMVES